Proteins co-encoded in one Archangium lipolyticum genomic window:
- a CDS encoding alpha/beta fold hydrolase has translation MKPVPPKQKASIHGQALEYIIAGQGSPTIVLVNGAGGPIEGWHRVLEPLSALGTVFAYNRPGIGGSGKPVVPQTGEVIV, from the coding sequence ATGAAGCCTGTTCCTCCGAAGCAGAAAGCCAGCATCCATGGGCAGGCCCTCGAGTACATCATCGCGGGTCAGGGCTCCCCCACCATCGTTCTCGTCAATGGTGCCGGCGGCCCCATCGAGGGATGGCACAGGGTGTTGGAGCCGCTGTCCGCACTGGGGACCGTCTTCGCGTACAACCGCCCAGGCATCGGTGGCAGCGGCAAGCCGGTTGTACCGCAGACCGGAGAGGTCATCGTCG
- a CDS encoding isovaleryl-CoA dehydrogenase has translation MNDHRSVAEGFVTHQVTNQAPPLTYDAWATDTVLREAVTREGGAWAEAELAKYGPLVGGELMQLGFVANENKPKLRTFDRYGNRLDEVEFHPAYHRLMELAIAHGVPNFAWRHEDRPGAHVARMALFYLHNQADQGTSCPLTMTYASVPALRRQPELAREWLPRLSSATYDSRFIPAAQKRGATLGMGMTEKQGGSDVRTNTTRAHQLGSRGPGQPYALVGHKWFFSAPMSDAFLVLAQAEGGLSCFLLPRFTPDGERNAIRIQRLKDKLGDWSNASSEVEFHGATAWMVGEEGRGVSTILEMVALTRQDCMIGSSGQMRQALVQAIHHARHRKAFGKWLSEQPLMLNVLADLALESEAHTVLTARVARAVDASHRDAGEAAFGRIATAIGKYWVCKRAPAFINEAQECLGGAGYVEESNLARLYRQAPLNSIWEGSGNIQCLDMLRAVTREPASRDALFGEILAARGGHPALDAEAARLAREFDDLSTLESRSRFIVERLALALQASLLIRAGNSQVADTFCESRLAGAHGQTFGTLPAHVPMHALIHRAFEEGAETP, from the coding sequence ATGAACGACCATCGATCCGTCGCCGAAGGCTTCGTCACGCACCAGGTCACCAATCAGGCCCCGCCGCTCACCTATGACGCCTGGGCGACCGATACGGTGTTGCGTGAGGCGGTGACCCGGGAAGGGGGTGCCTGGGCGGAAGCCGAGCTCGCGAAGTACGGCCCCCTCGTGGGCGGAGAGCTGATGCAGCTCGGGTTCGTGGCCAACGAGAACAAGCCGAAGCTCAGGACGTTCGACCGGTACGGCAACCGCCTGGACGAGGTGGAGTTCCATCCCGCCTACCACCGCCTCATGGAGCTGGCCATCGCCCATGGCGTGCCGAACTTCGCCTGGCGCCACGAGGACAGACCCGGTGCACACGTGGCCCGCATGGCACTGTTCTATCTGCACAACCAGGCCGATCAGGGGACGAGCTGCCCCCTGACGATGACGTACGCCAGCGTGCCCGCGCTGCGCCGCCAGCCCGAGCTCGCCCGGGAATGGCTGCCACGATTGAGCTCGGCCACCTACGACTCACGGTTCATCCCCGCGGCCCAGAAGCGTGGCGCCACCCTCGGCATGGGCATGACCGAGAAGCAGGGCGGCTCGGATGTGCGGACGAACACCACGCGGGCACATCAGCTCGGGAGCCGGGGACCCGGGCAGCCCTATGCGCTCGTCGGCCACAAGTGGTTCTTCTCGGCACCGATGAGCGACGCGTTCCTCGTGCTCGCGCAGGCCGAGGGCGGGTTGTCGTGCTTCCTGCTGCCGCGCTTCACGCCGGACGGCGAGCGCAATGCCATCCGCATCCAGCGCCTCAAGGACAAGCTCGGTGACTGGAGCAACGCCAGCTCCGAGGTCGAGTTCCACGGCGCCACCGCCTGGATGGTGGGCGAGGAAGGCCGCGGCGTCTCCACCATTCTCGAGATGGTGGCCCTGACGCGCCAGGACTGCATGATCGGCTCGAGCGGCCAGATGCGCCAGGCGCTCGTGCAGGCCATCCACCATGCCCGGCACCGCAAGGCCTTCGGCAAGTGGCTGAGCGAGCAACCGCTGATGCTCAATGTGCTCGCCGATCTGGCGCTCGAATCGGAAGCGCATACCGTGCTCACCGCGCGCGTGGCCCGGGCCGTCGATGCGAGCCACCGGGATGCCGGGGAAGCAGCCTTTGGCCGTATCGCGACGGCCATCGGCAAGTACTGGGTGTGCAAGCGCGCTCCCGCCTTCATCAACGAGGCGCAGGAGTGCCTCGGCGGTGCCGGCTACGTCGAGGAGTCGAACCTCGCGCGGCTGTACCGGCAGGCCCCGCTCAACTCCATCTGGGAAGGCAGCGGCAACATCCAGTGTCTGGACATGCTGCGCGCGGTCACGCGCGAGCCGGCCAGCCGCGACGCCCTGTTCGGCGAAATCCTCGCCGCCCGGGGTGGGCATCCGGCGCTCGACGCCGAAGCCGCACGCCTGGCCAGGGAGTTCGACGACCTGAGCACGCTCGAATCGCGCTCGCGGTTCATCGTCGAGCGCCTCGCGTTGGCGCTACAGGCCTCGCTCCTCATCCGCGCTGGCAACTCCCAGGTCGCGGACACCTTCTGCGAGTCGCGTCTGGCCGGTGCACACGGACAGACGTTCGGCACGCTGCCGGCCCACGTACCGATGCATGCACTCATCCACCGCGCCTTCGAGGAAGGAGCCGAAACCCCATGA
- a CDS encoding intradiol ring-cleavage dioxygenase: MSGDNHNHDKGLEHDLRILARRQDRRQVLQWMAGATLLVGCGVGTEGIGIEGAGAEDVGSDGLANCSTIPEETQGPYPGDGSNGPNALTLSGIVRGDIRSSIGSATGTAAGIVLTLKLTLVSSTRSCTPLSGYAIYLWHCDRDGKYSMYDLPAQNYLRGVQATDSNGVVTFTTIFPGCYAGRMPHIHFEVYPSLAKATSAANKIKTSQLALPVEACKTVYATTGYTTSASNLSRLSYAQDNVFRDGTSLQMASVTGSTTAGYIATLPVAIPA, from the coding sequence ATGAGTGGCGATAACCACAATCACGACAAGGGTCTTGAGCACGATCTGCGAATCCTGGCGCGGAGGCAGGACCGCAGACAAGTCTTGCAGTGGATGGCGGGTGCCACGCTCCTGGTGGGTTGCGGCGTTGGCACCGAGGGCATCGGCATCGAGGGCGCTGGCGCCGAGGATGTTGGCTCCGACGGCCTGGCGAACTGCTCGACGATCCCGGAGGAGACCCAGGGGCCGTACCCGGGTGATGGTTCCAACGGGCCCAACGCGCTCACGCTGTCGGGCATCGTACGCGGTGACATCCGTTCCAGCATCGGCAGTGCGACTGGCACCGCGGCGGGCATCGTGCTCACGCTCAAGCTCACCCTGGTGAGCAGCACGCGGAGCTGCACCCCCCTGTCGGGATATGCCATCTATCTCTGGCATTGCGATCGCGACGGCAAGTACTCGATGTATGACCTACCCGCTCAGAACTACCTGCGTGGCGTACAGGCGACGGACAGCAACGGGGTGGTGACCTTCACCACGATCTTCCCCGGTTGTTACGCTGGACGAATGCCTCACATCCATTTCGAGGTCTACCCCAGCCTCGCGAAGGCCACCTCGGCTGCGAACAAGATCAAGACCTCGCAGCTCGCCTTGCCGGTGGAGGCGTGCAAGACGGTGTACGCCACCACCGGGTACACCACGAGCGCGAGCAATCTCTCCAGGTTGAGCTACGCCCAGGACAACGTCTTCAGGGATGGGACGTCCCTCCAGATGGCGAGTGTCACGGGCAGCACCACGGCGGGATACATCGCCACCCTGCCGGTGGCCATCCCGGCGTAG
- a CDS encoding dirigent protein produces MRKMLFVTVSVVTLTTPMLGCVDNAHAEESWTLTTIADARSGIASPVDLGAPGDSPGDMFVFDQPLLNASKENIGSNSGYCVRTLPGQFSECQWTLTLADGTITVAGREAETGTSLIPIIGGTGAYVGASGVLTTTPNGDRTFTQVLTFLKAKQ; encoded by the coding sequence ATGCGCAAGATGCTGTTCGTGACCGTGAGTGTCGTGACCTTGACCACGCCGATGCTGGGCTGTGTCGATAACGCCCATGCGGAGGAGTCCTGGACGCTGACCACCATCGCCGACGCCCGTAGTGGGATCGCCTCGCCGGTGGACCTGGGAGCGCCGGGGGACTCTCCAGGCGACATGTTTGTTTTTGATCAGCCGTTGCTGAACGCATCAAAGGAGAACATTGGCTCCAACAGCGGCTACTGCGTCCGGACGCTGCCCGGCCAGTTCAGTGAGTGCCAGTGGACGCTCACCCTGGCCGACGGAACCATCACCGTCGCGGGCCGGGAGGCAGAGACCGGCACCTCCTTGATTCCGATCATCGGTGGCACGGGCGCCTATGTGGGGGCGAGCGGAGTGCTGACCACCACCCCCAACGGAGACAGGACGTTCACCCAGGTGCTCACGTTCCTGAAGGCGAAGCAGTAG
- a CDS encoding type 1 glutamine amidotransferase domain-containing protein, producing MKALTAVKILLIVTSHSQFGNTGEQTGFWMEELAAPYAEFTRAGAQVDIASPLGGKAPADPRSQKEESEATRAFLADPQATKKLANTLVLGKVQDTYDAYFVVGGHGVMWDLATHSPLHQLLSAAYARGAVISAVCHGPAALVGVKGPDGKPLVAGKRVAAFSNAEEKAAKFDAIVPFPLETRLRELGARYESGPLWSSFAVRDGRLVTGQNPASSTAAAREVLAALRER from the coding sequence ATGAAGGCACTGACGGCCGTGAAGATCCTCCTGATCGTCACCAGCCACTCGCAGTTCGGAAACACGGGAGAGCAGACGGGATTCTGGATGGAGGAGCTGGCGGCTCCCTACGCGGAGTTCACCCGGGCCGGCGCTCAGGTGGACATCGCCTCGCCTCTCGGGGGCAAGGCCCCGGCGGACCCTCGCAGCCAGAAGGAGGAGTCCGAGGCCACACGCGCCTTCCTCGCCGATCCCCAGGCGACGAAGAAGCTCGCGAACACGCTCGTGCTCGGGAAGGTCCAGGACACCTACGACGCCTACTTCGTGGTGGGCGGACACGGCGTGATGTGGGATCTGGCGACGCACTCGCCCCTGCACCAGTTGCTGTCGGCGGCGTACGCACGGGGCGCGGTGATCTCGGCCGTCTGCCACGGGCCGGCGGCGCTGGTGGGCGTCAAGGGTCCGGATGGCAAGCCACTCGTCGCGGGCAAGCGCGTGGCGGCCTTTTCCAACGCGGAGGAAAAGGCCGCGAAGTTCGACGCGATCGTCCCCTTCCCCTTGGAGACCCGGCTGCGGGAGTTGGGCGCCCGGTACGAGTCCGGCCCGCTGTGGAGCAGCTTCGCGGTACGCGACGGGCGGCTCGTCACCGGGCAGAACCCGGCGTCGTCCACGGCCGCCGCGCGCGAGGTGCTCGCGGCCCTGCGCGAGAGGTAG
- a CDS encoding LysR family transcriptional regulator — translation MLGNHEALWTLWEVSRAGTHAAAAARLGITASAVGQQLKALEQRLGVVLFERVGRRARLTPAGEALVERLREHLPALDAALEEASEAQRAVRGEVSLGGPWPFFRFWLRPRMPAFLERHPELRLSVRFDVPSLLARRLLAGEVDLAIMGLLPEAPGLEVRRIGQEEFVAVAAPAYLGRWGTPRSAREFAAHRFIAFDSDLAMLAPWWRAAFGPKEPLPEQVVCRIANLDEMLALVEAGAGLAVLPDYLVEAAVREGRVVTLAPESGRRSLRRPRGTLWLAWRRAAAPTARFLAVRDWLLEG, via the coding sequence ATGCTTGGCAATCACGAAGCACTGTGGACGCTCTGGGAGGTGAGCCGCGCGGGGACCCATGCCGCCGCGGCCGCGCGGTTGGGAATCACGGCCTCCGCCGTAGGTCAGCAACTCAAGGCGTTGGAGCAGCGCCTGGGCGTGGTGCTCTTCGAGCGGGTGGGGCGCCGGGCCCGGCTCACCCCCGCGGGAGAGGCCCTCGTCGAACGCTTGAGGGAGCACCTGCCCGCCCTGGACGCGGCGCTCGAGGAGGCGTCCGAAGCCCAACGCGCGGTGCGTGGCGAGGTGTCCCTGGGAGGTCCCTGGCCCTTCTTCCGGTTCTGGCTCCGCCCGCGCATGCCCGCGTTCCTGGAGCGTCATCCGGAGCTGCGGCTGAGCGTCCGCTTCGACGTGCCGAGCCTGCTCGCGCGCCGGCTCCTGGCGGGTGAGGTGGATCTGGCCATCATGGGCCTGTTGCCAGAGGCACCGGGGTTGGAGGTGCGGCGCATCGGGCAGGAGGAGTTCGTGGCGGTGGCAGCGCCCGCCTACCTGGGGCGGTGGGGAACACCCCGGAGCGCACGCGAGTTCGCGGCCCATCGCTTCATCGCGTTCGACTCCGACCTGGCCATGCTCGCACCCTGGTGGCGGGCGGCCTTTGGTCCGAAGGAGCCGCTGCCCGAGCAGGTGGTGTGCCGCATCGCCAACCTGGACGAGATGTTGGCGCTGGTGGAGGCAGGGGCGGGCCTCGCGGTGCTGCCCGACTACCTGGTGGAGGCCGCGGTACGCGAGGGCAGGGTCGTGACGCTCGCGCCGGAGTCTGGCCGGCGCTCCCTTCGGCGCCCTCGCGGCACGCTGTGGCTCGCATGGCGCCGGGCCGCGGCTCCCACGGCCCGCTTCCTCGCCGTGCGCGACTGGCTCCTGGAGGGTTAG
- a CDS encoding aminotransferase class V-fold PLP-dependent enzyme encodes MLEDWERHFEGFRSGIIGIELRYDGPMGTRPLLYADWMATGRLYGPIEQTLLSVAAPFYGNVHSKSSCVAEVSEALYEESRERIRSALNADERYALLLCGQGMTAAVNKLVRLLRWSAREEHERPVFFTSHLEHHSNLLPWLECGAEVRVVPPDRHGDPDLSALEDLLHATRHRPWRAGAFSACSNVSGRKVDVGPLAQLLHAHGCPCFVDHSAHASHASVSVRAGSGEWFDAVYFSGHKLLGGPGSPGVLCVKKELIASRVPDEPGGGSVKWTDPWGGRSYVDDMEVRESAGTPGVLQAIRLAMALRLKEKMGEAPMAARNGRLRSRLLEGLSSVEGLQLLDAKHGGPAPVVSFWSERVHHHRFARLLSDLHGVQVRSGCSCAGTYGHVLLGIDRPRSREICEAIERDDLSAKPGWVRVSLHPTSSLAEVDAIVAAIGEVQGDSRRHANDDYDAVSDRHASPAYGDIGTLLRRCFE; translated from the coding sequence ATGCTTGAAGACTGGGAGCGTCACTTCGAGGGTTTTCGGTCCGGGATCATCGGGATTGAGCTGCGTTACGACGGACCGATGGGGACCCGGCCGCTGCTGTATGCGGACTGGATGGCCACGGGCCGCCTCTATGGTCCGATTGAACAAACATTGCTCTCGGTGGCCGCGCCGTTCTACGGCAACGTCCACTCGAAGAGCAGTTGCGTGGCGGAAGTCTCCGAGGCCTTGTACGAGGAGTCCCGCGAGCGGATCAGGTCCGCACTGAATGCCGACGAGCGTTACGCGCTGCTCCTGTGCGGTCAGGGGATGACCGCCGCCGTCAACAAGCTGGTGCGGCTCTTGCGATGGTCCGCGCGTGAGGAGCACGAGCGGCCGGTGTTCTTCACCAGTCACCTGGAACACCATTCGAACCTGCTGCCCTGGCTGGAGTGTGGCGCGGAGGTGCGGGTCGTGCCTCCGGATCGCCACGGTGACCCGGACCTGTCGGCGCTGGAAGACCTCCTCCACGCCACCCGCCACCGCCCTTGGCGGGCGGGCGCTTTCAGCGCCTGTTCCAACGTGAGTGGCAGGAAGGTCGATGTCGGGCCGCTCGCCCAACTGCTTCATGCCCATGGCTGCCCCTGCTTCGTGGATCACTCCGCCCACGCCAGTCATGCCTCGGTGAGCGTGCGGGCCGGCTCGGGGGAGTGGTTCGACGCCGTGTACTTCTCGGGCCACAAGCTTCTCGGTGGGCCGGGCAGTCCTGGAGTGTTGTGCGTGAAGAAGGAGCTGATCGCGAGCCGCGTCCCGGACGAGCCTGGCGGCGGTAGCGTCAAGTGGACCGACCCGTGGGGCGGACGCTCCTACGTCGACGACATGGAGGTGCGTGAATCGGCCGGCACGCCCGGCGTACTGCAGGCGATCCGATTGGCGATGGCCTTGCGGCTGAAGGAGAAGATGGGAGAGGCGCCCATGGCCGCGAGGAATGGCCGGCTCCGTTCACGGCTGCTCGAAGGGCTGTCCTCGGTGGAGGGCCTTCAACTCCTCGACGCGAAGCATGGTGGTCCGGCACCCGTGGTGTCGTTCTGGTCCGAACGGGTTCATCACCACCGCTTCGCCCGCCTGTTGAGCGACCTGCACGGCGTGCAGGTGCGCAGCGGATGCTCGTGTGCGGGCACGTACGGTCACGTGTTGCTCGGCATCGATCGGCCCCGGTCGCGAGAGATCTGCGAAGCGATCGAGCGCGACGATTTGTCGGCCAAGCCCGGCTGGGTCCGGGTGTCACTGCACCCGACCAGCTCCCTCGCCGAGGTCGATGCCATCGTCGCGGCCATTGGCGAGGTCCAGGGCGATTCGCGCCGCCATGCGAACGATGACTACGACGCCGTGTCGGACCGTCATGCCAGCCCGGCGTACGGCGACATCGGAACGCTGCTCAGGCGCTGTTTCGAGTGA
- a CDS encoding S28 family serine protease, with the protein MRRLSMGPWLRPLMGLLGVALLPACEKTPPPGPEIPVCSEPGIPGMELQTQVRPGPVSTQATVDIRTQLESIPGLTILDEEQVDGFRFFTLDFEQPADHSNPQGERFLQRMTLFHSSGDAPMVMDTEGQAIFAEPIAAEPVYLLGANQITVEHRFYGTSRPASGDWKLLTIEQASADFHRVVETFKPIYGARWLSTGVFKGGTAAILHRFLYPDDVYATVPYALQHSLGLEDEAPGRALAQVGDEACRQRLAGLQRAALERREELLPFVDAMAGEGVRFDVLGRDRAFEFAVVEMPFNFWQRYGLAEWNCDSLPAPTAPARELFDFVSYVGDLAYLFSDDGLELNAPLRYQYATQFGSPRYPEEHLRPLLRHPGEHEVTRFPPQGVEKRFDRQLMERVEAWMRNDAQRMLLVHGSLDPWTASTFDVNVCKGAYRLVVPDSIGFYGVLGELNEPARGFVFGKLSEWAGVPVREQSSNPFQRRQLESRWRAKAERWPRLRTAR; encoded by the coding sequence GTGAGACGTTTGAGCATGGGACCCTGGCTTCGCCCGCTCATGGGACTGCTGGGGGTAGCACTGCTGCCCGCCTGCGAGAAGACTCCTCCCCCGGGGCCGGAGATTCCCGTCTGCAGTGAACCGGGCATTCCAGGGATGGAGCTCCAGACGCAGGTCCGCCCCGGGCCCGTGAGCACGCAGGCCACGGTGGACATCCGTACCCAGCTCGAGTCCATCCCCGGCCTCACCATCCTGGATGAAGAGCAGGTGGACGGCTTCCGGTTCTTCACGCTGGACTTCGAACAACCGGCGGATCACTCCAACCCCCAGGGGGAGCGCTTCCTTCAGCGTATGACGCTGTTCCACAGCTCGGGGGATGCCCCCATGGTGATGGACACGGAAGGGCAAGCCATCTTCGCGGAGCCCATCGCCGCCGAGCCCGTCTATCTCCTCGGCGCCAACCAGATCACCGTGGAGCACCGCTTCTACGGCACCTCGCGGCCAGCCTCGGGCGACTGGAAGCTGCTGACCATCGAGCAGGCCTCGGCGGACTTCCATCGCGTCGTCGAGACCTTCAAGCCGATCTATGGCGCCCGGTGGTTGTCCACGGGTGTGTTCAAGGGAGGCACGGCCGCCATCCTCCACCGCTTCCTCTACCCGGACGACGTGTATGCCACCGTGCCCTACGCGCTGCAGCACAGCCTGGGGCTGGAGGACGAGGCCCCTGGGCGTGCACTGGCCCAGGTGGGCGACGAGGCCTGCCGGCAACGGCTGGCGGGTCTGCAACGGGCCGCCCTGGAGCGACGCGAGGAGCTGCTGCCCTTCGTGGACGCGATGGCGGGCGAGGGCGTCCGCTTCGATGTCCTGGGCCGGGACCGGGCCTTCGAGTTCGCCGTGGTCGAGATGCCTTTCAACTTCTGGCAGCGCTACGGGCTCGCGGAGTGGAATTGCGACAGCCTCCCCGCTCCCACGGCACCCGCCAGGGAGCTCTTCGACTTCGTGAGCTACGTCGGGGACCTCGCCTACCTCTTCTCCGATGATGGATTGGAGCTCAATGCTCCGCTGCGCTACCAGTACGCCACGCAATTCGGATCGCCCCGTTACCCCGAGGAGCACCTGCGGCCGCTGCTGCGCCATCCCGGTGAGCACGAGGTCACCCGCTTCCCTCCCCAGGGGGTCGAGAAGCGTTTCGATCGTCAGCTCATGGAGCGGGTGGAGGCGTGGATGCGCAATGACGCGCAGCGAATGCTGCTCGTTCATGGCTCCCTCGACCCGTGGACCGCGAGCACCTTCGACGTGAACGTGTGCAAGGGCGCCTACCGCCTCGTCGTCCCGGACAGCATCGGCTTCTACGGCGTGTTGGGAGAGCTGAACGAGCCCGCGCGCGGCTTCGTGTTCGGCAAGCTGTCGGAGTGGGCGGGCGTGCCGGTGCGGGAGCAGTCCTCCAATCCCTTCCAGCGCCGCCAGCTCGAGTCCCGGTGGCGTGCGAAGGCGGAGCGCTGGCCGAGGCTCCGGACCGCCCGGTAG
- a CDS encoding LysR family transcriptional regulator — MDRLGSIEAFVKAAELGSFTLAARRLRLSPSALSRRVAWLEEELGVRLLHRTTRAVRLSEDGRVFFERCRDSLRELEEAQHAVSSLRERPAGLLRVEVPTVLGRHVLVPALTRFVSRHAEVRVELHLRDHPLDPTSEGIDVALRLGALEDSGLIARKLGRTRMRICGAPGYLKRKGTPRTVEALSRHDCLGLSLHGRVMPWRLRDRSRVRELPPHGRIVVNNSEALIDLAVSGAGLAWVCDFMMARAHAAGQLVEVLEDAACEQRPIHALSLPSRQALPKVRAFVEFLAEELARNGVET; from the coding sequence ATGGATCGACTCGGAAGCATCGAGGCGTTCGTGAAGGCCGCGGAGCTCGGCAGCTTTACCCTCGCCGCCAGACGGCTGCGGCTCAGTCCCTCGGCCCTCAGCCGGCGCGTGGCATGGCTCGAGGAGGAGCTCGGTGTGCGGCTGCTCCACCGGACCACGCGCGCGGTGCGGCTCTCCGAGGACGGACGCGTCTTCTTCGAACGATGTCGTGACTCGCTCCGGGAGCTCGAGGAGGCGCAGCATGCCGTGTCGAGCCTGCGCGAGCGCCCGGCCGGGCTGCTGCGGGTGGAGGTGCCCACGGTGCTCGGCCGCCACGTCCTCGTGCCAGCGCTCACGCGATTCGTCTCACGGCATGCGGAGGTCCGGGTGGAGCTCCACCTGCGGGATCATCCCCTGGATCCCACTTCCGAGGGGATCGACGTCGCGCTTCGCCTCGGTGCGCTGGAGGACTCGGGGCTCATCGCGCGCAAGCTGGGACGGACCCGGATGCGCATCTGCGGCGCACCGGGTTATTTGAAGCGCAAGGGCACGCCACGCACCGTGGAGGCGCTCTCGCGCCACGACTGCCTCGGGCTCTCGCTGCACGGCCGGGTGATGCCGTGGCGGCTCCGCGATCGGAGCCGGGTCCGGGAGCTCCCGCCCCATGGGCGCATCGTGGTGAACAACAGCGAGGCGTTGATCGACCTGGCCGTGAGCGGTGCGGGGCTCGCCTGGGTCTGCGACTTCATGATGGCCCGAGCGCACGCCGCCGGGCAGCTCGTGGAGGTGCTCGAAGACGCCGCGTGCGAGCAACGCCCCATCCACGCGCTCTCGCTGCCATCCCGCCAGGCCCTGCCCAAGGTGAGGGCCTTCGTGGAATTCCTGGCCGAGGAGCTCGCCCGGAATGGAGTCGAGACGTGA
- a CDS encoding alpha/beta fold hydrolase — MTEPRHRFVDAKGLRVHLVEAGPEKGPVVLLCHGFPESWYSWRHQLPALAAAGYRVVAPDMRGYGQTDAPAEVHAYTQFHHVGDMVGVLDALGVDKAVVVGHDWGSPVAWNSALWRPDRFRAVAVLGVPWAPRAPLPTTKVLEQAVGDQWFYFLYFQRPGKAEAELDANVRTFLRGFFYSLSGEPPLQVLRGLAGGPKSGTMLEHLLQPDVLPSWLTQEDLDFYTAEYERTGFRGGLNWYRCADATWELSRAWDDRRIEQPALFIAGEREPVLAMQPGALELLRQNIPGLRRTLMLPGCGHWTQQERPVEVNAALLEFLAGL; from the coding sequence ATGACCGAACCACGCCACCGTTTCGTCGATGCGAAGGGTCTCCGGGTGCACCTCGTGGAGGCGGGACCCGAGAAGGGCCCCGTCGTGCTGCTGTGCCACGGCTTCCCCGAGAGCTGGTACTCGTGGCGCCATCAGCTTCCGGCGCTGGCCGCGGCGGGCTACCGGGTGGTGGCGCCGGACATGCGCGGCTACGGGCAGACGGACGCTCCAGCGGAGGTGCACGCCTATACGCAGTTCCACCACGTGGGCGACATGGTGGGCGTGCTCGACGCGCTCGGCGTGGACAAGGCCGTGGTGGTGGGCCATGACTGGGGCAGCCCGGTGGCTTGGAACTCGGCGCTGTGGCGGCCCGATCGCTTCCGCGCCGTGGCCGTGCTGGGTGTGCCGTGGGCTCCTCGTGCGCCCCTGCCGACGACGAAGGTCCTCGAGCAGGCTGTCGGCGACCAGTGGTTCTACTTCCTCTACTTCCAACGGCCCGGCAAGGCCGAGGCCGAGCTGGATGCGAACGTGCGCACGTTCCTGCGCGGCTTCTTCTATTCGCTCTCGGGCGAGCCGCCGTTGCAGGTGCTGCGAGGCCTCGCGGGTGGGCCCAAGAGCGGCACCATGCTCGAGCACCTGCTTCAGCCGGACGTGCTCCCGTCCTGGCTCACCCAGGAGGACCTCGACTTCTACACGGCCGAGTACGAGCGCACGGGCTTCCGCGGCGGGTTGAATTGGTACCGCTGCGCGGATGCGACCTGGGAGCTGTCTCGGGCGTGGGATGACAGGCGCATCGAGCAGCCGGCGCTCTTCATCGCGGGAGAGCGCGAGCCGGTGCTGGCCATGCAGCCCGGCGCCCTCGAACTCCTGCGGCAGAACATTCCCGGGCTGCGCCGCACCCTGATGCTTCCGGGATGCGGCCACTGGACCCAGCAGGAGCGCCCCGTCGAGGTGAACGCGGCGCTCCTCGAGTTCCTGGCGGGGCTGTGA